One Desulfobulbus propionicus DSM 2032 DNA segment encodes these proteins:
- the hypD gene encoding hydrogenase formation protein HypD, with protein sequence MKCVDAFRSREITAPLVEEIARVLTRPVRIMEVCGTHTMSIFRHGIRSLLPEGITLLSGPGCPVCVTPAGHIDAFLAAARLPQVTIATFGDLIRVPGSEGSLAEARAQGARVEIVYSPMDALTLARQQPERTVLFAAIGFETTAPTIAATILQAERLGVDNFLIITALKTMPQALEALLADPELRIDGLLCPGHVSAIIGSDAYQPFAERHRLACAVTGFEPADILAGLLGLIRQISEEQPRVDNCYTRAVSAAGNIKAQRLIDTVFEPVDSEWRGLGPIPGSGLALRDAYQRFDAIKRLSLCVPPAHDPKGCRCGEILKGRLLPPQCSLYGTACTPLRPIGPCMVSNEGTCAAYFRYSGHKGRQDGQTTSFR encoded by the coding sequence ATGAAGTGCGTGGACGCCTTTCGCAGCCGGGAGATCACCGCGCCGCTGGTGGAGGAAATTGCCCGCGTCTTGACCCGACCGGTGCGGATCATGGAAGTCTGCGGCACCCATACCATGTCGATCTTCCGCCATGGAATCCGCTCGCTGCTGCCCGAGGGGATCACCCTGCTTTCCGGCCCGGGGTGCCCGGTCTGCGTCACCCCGGCCGGCCATATCGATGCCTTCCTCGCCGCCGCCCGCTTGCCCCAGGTGACGATCGCCACCTTCGGCGATCTGATCCGGGTGCCGGGCAGCGAAGGATCTCTGGCCGAGGCCCGCGCCCAGGGGGCCAGAGTGGAGATCGTCTACTCGCCCATGGATGCGCTGACCCTGGCCCGGCAGCAGCCCGAGCGGACCGTGCTGTTCGCGGCCATCGGTTTTGAAACCACGGCCCCGACCATTGCCGCCACCATCCTCCAGGCCGAGCGGCTGGGCGTCGACAATTTCCTCATCATCACCGCCCTCAAGACCATGCCCCAGGCCCTGGAGGCGCTGCTGGCCGACCCGGAGCTGCGCATCGACGGCCTGCTCTGCCCGGGACACGTCAGTGCCATCATCGGCAGCGACGCCTACCAGCCGTTTGCCGAACGTCATCGCTTGGCCTGCGCGGTGACCGGGTTCGAACCCGCCGACATTCTGGCCGGCCTGCTCGGTCTGATCCGCCAGATCAGCGAGGAGCAGCCGCGGGTCGACAACTGCTACACCCGGGCGGTGAGCGCGGCTGGCAACATCAAGGCCCAGCGGTTGATCGACACGGTGTTCGAGCCGGTCGACAGCGAGTGGCGCGGCCTGGGCCCGATTCCCGGCAGCGGCCTGGCGCTGCGGGACGCCTACCAGCGGTTCGACGCCATAAAACGGCTGTCCCTGTGTGTGCCGCCGGCGCACGATCCCAAGGGCTGCCGCTGCGGCGAGATCCTCAAGGGTCGCCTGCTGCCGCCGCAGTGCTCCTTGTATGGCACGGCCTGCACCCCGCTGCGGCCAATTGGTCCCTGCATGGTATCCAACGAGGGCACCTGTGCCGCCTACTTTCGCTACAGCGGCCACAAGGGCCGCCAGGACGGGCAAACGACATCTTTTCGTTAA
- a CDS encoding hydrogenase maturation nickel metallochaperone HypA yields MHELSLAQSLLGQLLDLAREHGAQRITRVSVTIGPFSGIVRDSFEFGFNTLKLSQELTREAHLAVETPDPVYQCLDCGKVSVIPFALPGDRLESLLSSHYPKKCPWCCLSRLSPKGGTELILNQVEME; encoded by the coding sequence ATGCATGAACTGTCACTGGCCCAGAGCCTGCTCGGCCAGCTGCTCGACCTGGCCCGGGAGCATGGGGCCCAGCGGATTACCCGGGTATCGGTCACCATCGGTCCCTTTTCCGGGATTGTCCGCGATTCCTTCGAATTTGGCTTCAATACCCTCAAGCTCTCCCAGGAGCTGACCCGCGAGGCCCACCTGGCGGTGGAAACGCCGGATCCGGTCTATCAGTGTCTGGACTGCGGCAAGGTGTCGGTCATTCCCTTTGCCCTGCCCGGCGACCGGCTGGAATCGCTGCTGTCCAGCCACTATCCCAAGAAATGCCCCTGGTGCTGCCTGTCGCGGCTTTCCCCCAAAGGCGGGACCGAACTCATCCTCAACCAAGTAGAAATGGAGTAA
- the hypB gene encoding hydrogenase nickel incorporation protein HypB, with amino-acid sequence MCDTCGCQLHDHHHHDSKVVEVNRSLLEANQQQAHANRHHIEAMGAVAINLISSPGSGKTTLLERTIETLKGTVNIGVIEGDIETERDADRIRAKGVPAVQLTTGGACHLDAPMVHGGLHVLEHFGKGQKFDLIFIENVGNLVCPATFDLGEHQRVILLSVPEGSDKPAKYPATFRSADLVLITKTDLLPHFDFSLDEATREAQTLKPGVPILPLSATSGDGFDRWIDYLTRLLHK; translated from the coding sequence ATGTGTGATACCTGCGGCTGTCAACTGCACGACCATCACCACCACGACAGCAAGGTGGTCGAGGTCAACCGGAGTCTGCTGGAAGCCAATCAGCAGCAGGCCCATGCCAACCGGCACCATATCGAAGCCATGGGCGCGGTGGCCATCAACCTGATCTCCAGCCCCGGTTCGGGCAAGACTACCCTGCTGGAGCGGACCATCGAGACCCTCAAGGGAACCGTCAATATCGGGGTGATCGAGGGCGACATCGAAACCGAACGCGACGCCGACCGTATCCGCGCCAAGGGTGTGCCAGCGGTGCAGCTGACCACCGGCGGCGCCTGTCACCTGGACGCGCCCATGGTCCATGGCGGCCTCCATGTGCTCGAACACTTTGGCAAGGGACAGAAATTCGATCTGATCTTCATCGAAAACGTTGGCAACCTGGTCTGCCCTGCCACCTTTGACCTGGGCGAACACCAACGGGTGATCCTCTTGTCGGTGCCGGAAGGATCGGACAAGCCGGCCAAGTATCCGGCCACCTTCCGCAGCGCCGACCTGGTGCTGATCACCAAGACCGACCTGCTGCCCCACTTTGATTTCTCGCTCGACGAGGCCACCCGTGAGGCCCAGACCCTCAAACCAGGAGTGCCGATCCTGCCCCTTTCGGCCACCAGCGGCGACGGGTTTGATCGCTGGATCGACTATCTTACCCGGTTGCTGCACAAGTAA
- a CDS encoding DUF2284 domain-containing protein, whose product MNKQTDVLDDLITLARSLGATAAAVLPAESLVIEDRFAALCAGPTRCPSYGLAPGCPPHAIPPAVFRRHLRDYYHVVAFKIDVPAEVLMDERRLPIARDIHRIAATLERTALSCGMRRAQGLAAGSCKELFCAQDEACMVLSRRQPCRHPDLARPSLSAMGVDFMALAASAGWDCKPIDPRQTAIDQTVMGLLAGLVLLA is encoded by the coding sequence ATGAACAAGCAAACAGATGTGCTTGATGACTTGATCACCCTGGCCCGGTCGCTCGGCGCCACGGCAGCGGCGGTCCTTCCGGCCGAATCCCTGGTGATCGAGGACCGTTTCGCCGCCCTATGCGCCGGCCCGACTCGTTGCCCGAGCTATGGCCTGGCGCCTGGTTGTCCACCGCACGCCATCCCGCCGGCGGTCTTTCGCCGGCATCTGCGCGACTATTATCATGTTGTGGCGTTCAAGATCGATGTCCCGGCGGAGGTGTTGATGGACGAACGACGTCTGCCCATTGCCCGCGACATCCATCGTATCGCCGCCACCCTGGAGCGGACGGCGCTTAGCTGCGGCATGAGGCGGGCGCAGGGGTTGGCCGCCGGTTCCTGCAAGGAATTGTTCTGCGCCCAGGACGAGGCCTGCATGGTGTTGAGCAGGCGGCAACCCTGCCGTCATCCCGATCTGGCCCGGCCCTCCCTCTCGGCCATGGGGGTGGATTTCATGGCCCTGGCCGCCAGCGCGGGATGGGACTGCAAACCAATTGATCCGAGGCAAACCGCCATCGACCAAACGGTCATGGGCCTCCTGGCCGGATTGGTGCTTTTGGCCTGA
- a CDS encoding c-type heme family protein, with amino-acid sequence MQLPKPQRIQTKFITGLMLAAMLLGVASSAGFYLHLRNVLEEEVRDKARLILMHVDSIQHYVRDVLRPTMYERLPEAFVIQAMSSSYISRKIMAPINALHEGAIFRRVAIDARNPEYEANDHERELIRAFRDNAELKLWQGYRVLNDEKYFLLVRPVRFEQECMYCHGDPQDAPADLLKLYGQRGFGKRQGDIAGVDFVGISVHGSVGRVERTIFTYFALFALVVLLVFFAANVLFKVLVVNNLKRLNAVFRRNVTDDAGSALLHQLEQGDEIDELVDGMEQMSEHLFEARSQLQDYAENLRRMVDERTDALSSEVEARRADVRLFVRLLEDMYKSRSRAQLWRMALPQICCRFAAERIAYVCTMGSQSSFVWPEQAAMPELPDNFVEVLTGSACVAVDNRLFVPVESSTGNAEGLLILLWPTEAEAARHDRDVLLALGRQLGIAAENLTAIDSLFRQMNVLETIVEGISDPLVLMDGCCTVLTANQAARTLASELTGGARSDGNILALFFDLHAADCPMREVLSRGASDLREVSLPGGRSFALALYPVGGRDGIADQVVVYLRETTMEKRMRMQVWQSERMATVGKLTAGLAHEINNPLGVILCYAGLLRQSITDPQQITDLEIIERHTRQAQRVLRDLLDFARPKAAGSGTADACGVAAAMIEVFSVQATKKGVVLTLDRPPERLVVRMGVGELEQVLSNLMINALDAVDQHTGLVRARVAVVDDDMAILEVEDNGPGVSADDAAHIFDPFYSTKEIGAGTGLGLTVVYGMVTDVGGTVEVDRSPDLGGARFRVTLPRGGEQGGEQQLGLGGTS; translated from the coding sequence ATGCAGCTTCCCAAACCACAACGCATACAAACAAAATTCATCACCGGTCTGATGCTGGCCGCCATGCTCCTCGGGGTCGCCTCCTCGGCCGGGTTTTATCTCCATCTGCGCAACGTGCTGGAGGAGGAGGTGCGGGACAAGGCCCGGCTGATCCTCATGCATGTGGATTCGATCCAACACTATGTACGCGATGTGCTCCGGCCGACCATGTACGAGCGGCTGCCCGAGGCCTTTGTCATCCAGGCCATGTCGTCGTCCTATATTTCACGCAAGATCATGGCCCCGATCAATGCGCTTCACGAAGGAGCCATCTTCCGCCGGGTGGCCATCGATGCCCGCAATCCAGAGTACGAGGCCAACGACCACGAGCGCGAATTGATCCGCGCCTTTCGCGACAACGCCGAGCTCAAGCTGTGGCAGGGATATCGGGTGCTCAACGACGAGAAATACTTTCTCCTGGTCCGACCGGTGCGCTTTGAGCAGGAGTGCATGTATTGCCACGGCGATCCCCAGGACGCGCCCGCCGACCTGCTCAAACTCTACGGCCAGCGCGGGTTCGGCAAACGCCAGGGGGATATTGCCGGCGTGGACTTTGTCGGTATTTCGGTCCACGGCAGCGTCGGCCGGGTGGAACGGACCATTTTCACCTATTTCGCCTTGTTCGCCCTGGTGGTGTTGCTGGTCTTTTTCGCCGCCAATGTGCTGTTCAAGGTGCTGGTGGTCAACAACCTCAAACGGCTCAACGCGGTATTCCGCCGCAACGTTACCGACGATGCGGGGTCGGCCCTGCTGCACCAGCTGGAACAGGGCGACGAGATCGACGAACTGGTCGATGGCATGGAGCAGATGAGCGAGCACCTGTTCGAGGCCAGGAGCCAGCTTCAGGATTACGCCGAAAACCTGCGCCGCATGGTCGACGAGCGCACCGACGCCCTCAGCTCCGAAGTGGAGGCGCGGCGGGCGGATGTGCGCCTCTTCGTCCGCCTGCTCGAGGACATGTACAAGAGCCGTTCGCGCGCCCAGCTGTGGCGGATGGCCCTGCCGCAGATCTGCTGCCGTTTCGCGGCCGAACGCATCGCCTATGTGTGCACCATGGGTTCGCAGAGCTCCTTTGTCTGGCCGGAGCAGGCCGCCATGCCCGAACTGCCGGACAATTTCGTCGAGGTTCTGACCGGCAGCGCCTGCGTGGCCGTGGACAATCGTCTGTTCGTGCCGGTGGAATCGAGCACCGGCAACGCCGAAGGGCTGTTGATCCTCCTGTGGCCGACCGAGGCCGAGGCCGCCCGCCATGACCGGGATGTGCTGCTCGCCCTGGGCAGGCAACTGGGCATCGCCGCCGAGAACCTGACCGCCATAGACAGCCTGTTTCGGCAGATGAATGTCCTGGAAACCATTGTCGAGGGCATCTCCGATCCCCTGGTGCTGATGGACGGCTGTTGCACCGTGCTCACCGCCAACCAGGCGGCCAGGACCCTGGCCTCGGAACTCACCGGGGGCGCACGCAGCGACGGCAACATCCTGGCCCTGTTTTTCGACCTGCATGCCGCAGATTGTCCCATGCGCGAGGTTCTCTCCCGTGGCGCCTCGGATCTGCGCGAGGTCAGCCTGCCGGGCGGGCGCTCCTTTGCCCTGGCTCTCTATCCGGTGGGCGGCCGCGACGGCATCGCCGATCAGGTGGTGGTTTATTTGCGGGAGACGACCATGGAGAAACGGATGCGGATGCAGGTCTGGCAGTCGGAGCGCATGGCCACGGTCGGCAAGCTGACCGCTGGCCTGGCCCATGAAATCAACAATCCCCTGGGGGTCATTCTCTGCTATGCCGGCCTGTTGCGGCAGTCGATCACCGACCCGCAGCAGATCACCGACCTGGAAATCATCGAGCGCCACACCCGCCAGGCCCAACGGGTGTTGCGCGATCTGCTCGATTTCGCCCGGCCCAAGGCCGCGGGCTCGGGCACGGCCGATGCCTGCGGGGTCGCTGCCGCCATGATCGAGGTGTTCTCGGTGCAGGCGACCAAAAAAGGGGTGGTCCTGACCTTGGATCGCCCGCCGGAGCGGCTCGTGGTGCGCATGGGAGTCGGCGAGCTGGAGCAGGTGCTCAGCAACCTGATGATCAACGCGCTGGATGCGGTTGATCAGCACACGGGCCTTGTCCGGGCACGGGTTGCCGTCGTCGATGACGACATGGCGATCCTCGAGGTCGAAGATAATGGGCCTGGGGTAAGCGCGGACGATGCGGCCCATATCTTTGATCCCTTCTACTCCACCAAGGAGATCGGCGCCGGCACCGGCCTGGGGCTGACCGTGGTCTACGGCATGGTCACCGATGTCGGCGGCACGGTGGAGGTGGACCGTTCGCCCGATCTGGGCGGAGCGCGGTTCAGGGTCACCCTGCCCAGAGGTGGGGAGCAGGGCGGGGAACAACAACTCGGGTTGGGGGGCACATCGTGA
- a CDS encoding HypC/HybG/HupF family hydrogenase formation chaperone: MCLAIPMQVVAIQGGSDELLDPQVALVESDGIRKEIRLEMADRVPAVGEYVIIHAGFAIRTLTEEEAEYNLSLMRRMAEVLEQEGRLPGAPE, encoded by the coding sequence ATGTGTCTAGCCATTCCCATGCAGGTGGTGGCCATTCAAGGCGGCAGCGACGAGCTGCTCGATCCCCAGGTCGCCCTGGTGGAAAGCGACGGTATCCGCAAGGAGATCCGGCTGGAGATGGCCGACCGGGTGCCGGCGGTGGGCGAATACGTGATCATCCATGCCGGTTTCGCCATCCGCACCCTGACTGAGGAGGAGGCGGAGTACAACCTTAGCCTGATGCGGCGGATGGCCGAGGTCCTGGAACAGGAGGGACGCCTGCCCGGAGCACCCGAATGA
- a CDS encoding sigma-54-dependent transcriptional regulator yields the protein MNNRSATSPTNRDSLVDIVIVDDEQDFARGLARLVSGRFPEARVEAALSGAEALRLLAARKVQLMITDLRMPEMNGMQLLTEALKLDPDLSMVVLSAYGTIETAVEALHAGAYDFLTKPIEPEQLFRVVAKGLERSRLLTENNRLRQILSQQDSQGELVGEGPAMRTLRQAIGAVAQSDYTVLIRGESGTGKELAARLIHRLGGRADNPFLVVNCPAIPENLLESELFGHVRGAFTGADKAHQGLFAAAHTGTLHLDEIGDISPAVQTKLLRFLQNGEIRPVGSNESQSVDVRVIASTNRDLEASLRDNAFREDLYYRLNVLTLTLPALRERPEDIPLLAGHFLRRSCEEMGLAGKEMDAEVLQWLTARPWPGNVRELQSFIRRLAVFCTGERLDMALVRRVLEGSGQTDRPHRPVHGRPTRPMAYKEAKAEVVHAFTQDYVRNLLTLTRGNVSEAARISGLSRVALQKILARMGEQAATFRSQKGAP from the coding sequence ATGAACAACCGGTCCGCGACATCTCCAACCAACCGGGACAGCTTGGTTGACATCGTCATCGTCGACGATGAGCAGGATTTTGCCCGTGGCCTGGCCCGCCTGGTATCCGGACGTTTTCCCGAGGCGCGGGTGGAAGCGGCCCTGAGCGGTGCGGAGGCTTTGCGCCTGCTTGCCGCGCGCAAGGTGCAGCTGATGATCACCGACCTGCGCATGCCGGAGATGAACGGCATGCAGTTGCTCACCGAGGCCCTCAAGCTCGATCCGGATCTGAGCATGGTAGTGCTTAGCGCCTACGGCACCATCGAGACCGCGGTCGAGGCACTGCACGCCGGCGCCTACGATTTTCTCACCAAACCCATCGAACCGGAGCAACTGTTCCGGGTGGTGGCCAAGGGGCTGGAACGCAGCCGGCTGCTGACGGAAAACAATCGGCTGCGTCAGATCCTCTCGCAACAGGATTCCCAGGGAGAACTGGTGGGCGAGGGACCAGCCATGCGCACGTTGCGCCAGGCCATCGGCGCGGTCGCCCAGTCCGACTACACGGTGCTGATCCGGGGAGAGTCGGGCACGGGCAAGGAACTGGCCGCCCGCCTGATCCACCGCCTGGGAGGACGGGCCGACAATCCCTTTCTCGTGGTCAACTGCCCGGCGATCCCGGAAAACCTGTTGGAAAGCGAGCTGTTCGGGCATGTCAGGGGGGCCTTCACCGGTGCCGACAAGGCGCACCAGGGGTTGTTCGCCGCCGCCCACACCGGTACCCTCCACCTGGATGAGATCGGCGACATCAGCCCTGCGGTCCAGACCAAACTGCTGCGTTTCCTTCAGAACGGCGAGATCCGGCCGGTCGGTTCCAACGAATCCCAATCGGTCGATGTCCGGGTGATCGCCTCCACCAACCGCGATCTTGAAGCCAGCCTGCGCGACAACGCCTTCCGCGAGGATCTCTACTATCGTCTCAATGTCCTCACCCTGACCCTGCCGGCCCTGCGCGAGCGCCCCGAGGACATTCCCCTCCTCGCCGGCCATTTTCTCCGCCGCTCCTGCGAGGAGATGGGGCTGGCCGGCAAGGAGATGGACGCGGAAGTCCTGCAATGGCTGACCGCGCGCCCCTGGCCGGGCAACGTGCGCGAACTGCAGAGTTTCATCCGCCGGTTGGCGGTGTTCTGTACCGGCGAACGGCTGGACATGGCCCTGGTGCGGCGCGTCCTGGAAGGCAGCGGCCAAACCGACCGGCCTCATCGGCCCGTCCACGGCCGGCCGACCAGGCCAATGGCCTACAAGGAGGCCAAGGCCGAGGTGGTGCATGCCTTCACCCAGGACTACGTCAGGAATCTGTTGACCCTGACGCGCGGCAATGTGTCCGAGGCGGCACGGATCTCGGGCCTGTCGCGGGTGGCCTTGCAAAAGATCCTGGCGCGGATGGGCGAACAGGCCGCCACCTTCCGCTCCCAGAAGGGCGCGCCCTAG
- the hypE gene encoding hydrogenase expression/formation protein HypE, which produces MKADAIISLDHGSGGLASQNLISGLFLKYLTSPQLRDLEDCAVLGEYAGRIAFSTDSYVVDPLFFPGGDIGALAVHGTINDLAMRGARPIALSLALIIEEGFPVTDLERIIASVGRCSEQAGVAVVTGDTKVVPRGKADGLFINTTGIGIASHRHDISGKKGLPGDAVILSGTLADHGITIMSRQAGIDIGGDIASDTQPLHRLVGAVLEGDAGLVHVLRDPTRGGLATSLCEIAWASGVSITIEEDRLPIRPAVNTACEMIGLDPLYLANEGKCIILCDQDGAEDILQLIRRLPEGRDAALIGWVGEGSSGRVSLTTRIGGSRLLEPLTGQPLPRIC; this is translated from the coding sequence ATGAAAGCAGACGCCATTATCAGCCTTGACCACGGAAGCGGTGGCTTGGCCAGTCAGAACCTCATCAGCGGCCTGTTCCTCAAGTATCTGACCTCGCCGCAGCTGCGCGACCTGGAAGACTGCGCCGTGCTCGGCGAATACGCGGGCCGCATCGCTTTCTCCACCGACAGCTACGTGGTCGATCCGCTCTTCTTTCCCGGCGGCGATATCGGCGCCTTGGCGGTGCATGGGACCATCAACGACCTGGCCATGCGCGGCGCCCGGCCGATCGCCCTCAGCCTGGCCCTGATCATCGAGGAAGGCTTTCCGGTGACCGATTTGGAACGGATCATCGCCTCGGTGGGCCGCTGCTCGGAACAGGCCGGGGTGGCGGTGGTCACCGGCGACACCAAGGTGGTGCCGCGAGGCAAGGCGGATGGCCTGTTCATCAACACCACCGGCATCGGCATTGCCTCGCATCGCCACGATATTTCCGGCAAGAAAGGGTTGCCCGGCGACGCGGTCATCCTCTCCGGCACCCTGGCCGACCACGGCATCACCATCATGAGCCGCCAGGCCGGCATCGATATCGGCGGCGACATCGCCAGCGACACCCAGCCCCTGCACCGGCTGGTCGGCGCCGTGCTGGAAGGGGACGCGGGCCTGGTGCATGTGCTGCGCGACCCGACCCGGGGCGGCCTGGCCACCTCCCTGTGCGAGATTGCCTGGGCCTCAGGAGTCAGCATCACCATCGAGGAAGACCGGCTGCCGATCCGGCCCGCGGTCAACACCGCCTGTGAGATGATCGGCCTGGACCCCCTCTACCTGGCCAACGAGGGCAAATGCATCATCCTCTGCGACCAGGACGGTGCCGAGGACATTCTCCAGTTGATCCGCCGCCTGCCCGAGGGCCGGGATGCCGCCCTGATCGGCTGGGTGGGCGAGGGCAGTTCCGGCCGGGTCAGCCTGACCACCCGCATCGGCGGCTCGCGCTTGCTCGAACCGCTGACCGGTCAACCGTTGCCGAGGATCTGCTGA
- a CDS encoding putative sulfate exporter family transporter — protein MEQDNTHNKSGEGGGFISEDWLALILGLVIFGLSLMSFKGTDILGWGAKTGVWIDPGKAITAISSKYQTVAGEITKIDGQKITVKKKDGKEASVTVDGDVSALKVGDKFEKKGMSSIMSVALTYLFALAIMTIGAVALGANVPKFMFGFTLAFWLSYLCWFMGHFAYIAATKDQAAKFGIPWAMSMSGEFGFILALILGLIIGNFFPGLANLMKEAARPELYIKTGIVIMGAGLGIKAAESFGLASNIMFRGFCAIVEAYLIYWAVVYYISRKYFKFSREWSAPLASGISICGVSASIATGGAIRARPIVPIMVSSLVVIFVAVEMVILPFIAKFYLWTEPLVAGAWMGLAVKSDGGAIASGAITDALIRAQALDAAGINYAEGWITMTATTVKMFIDIFIGVWAFLLAYIWVAKIDVKPGQKVDAAEIWHRFPKFVIGYVLTFVILVVMCWPAAKVMGPAEKEAAELKAAVTSIETKMKATTDATALAALKIELDGVKAQQKAVNDTMKEPKSFLSKAKSASSQGDVFRGLFFLLCFFTIGLVSNFKKLMEEGLGKLAAVYCISLFGFIIWVGLFISWLFFHGVKPPTI, from the coding sequence ATGGAGCAAGACAACACGCACAACAAATCGGGAGAGGGAGGAGGCTTTATCAGCGAGGACTGGCTGGCGCTGATTCTGGGCCTCGTCATTTTCGGTCTCAGCCTGATGTCGTTCAAGGGAACGGATATCCTTGGCTGGGGCGCCAAAACCGGGGTGTGGATCGATCCGGGCAAGGCGATCACCGCCATTTCCAGCAAGTATCAGACCGTGGCCGGCGAGATCACCAAGATCGACGGCCAGAAGATAACGGTCAAGAAAAAGGATGGCAAGGAGGCGTCGGTCACCGTTGACGGTGACGTTTCCGCGCTGAAAGTCGGCGACAAATTCGAGAAGAAGGGCATGTCCTCGATCATGTCGGTCGCCCTGACCTACCTGTTCGCCCTGGCGATCATGACCATCGGCGCCGTCGCCCTGGGGGCCAACGTGCCCAAGTTCATGTTCGGCTTCACCCTGGCCTTCTGGCTCAGCTACCTGTGCTGGTTCATGGGCCATTTCGCCTACATCGCCGCCACCAAGGATCAGGCCGCCAAGTTTGGCATCCCCTGGGCGATGAGCATGAGCGGCGAGTTTGGCTTCATCCTTGCCCTGATCCTCGGTCTGATCATCGGCAACTTCTTCCCCGGTCTGGCCAACCTGATGAAGGAAGCGGCCCGGCCCGAGCTGTACATCAAGACCGGTATTGTCATCATGGGCGCCGGCCTGGGCATCAAGGCCGCCGAATCCTTTGGTCTGGCCAGCAACATCATGTTCCGGGGCTTCTGCGCCATTGTCGAGGCCTATCTGATCTACTGGGCAGTGGTCTACTACATTTCCCGCAAATATTTTAAATTTAGCCGTGAATGGTCGGCGCCGCTGGCCTCGGGCATCTCGATCTGCGGCGTGAGCGCTTCCATCGCCACCGGCGGTGCCATCCGCGCCCGGCCGATCGTGCCGATCATGGTTTCGTCGCTGGTGGTGATCTTCGTGGCCGTGGAGATGGTCATCCTGCCGTTCATCGCCAAGTTCTATCTGTGGACCGAGCCGCTGGTCGCCGGCGCCTGGATGGGCTTGGCGGTCAAATCCGACGGCGGCGCCATTGCCTCGGGTGCCATCACCGACGCCCTGATCCGCGCCCAGGCCCTGGATGCGGCGGGCATCAACTACGCAGAAGGCTGGATCACCATGACCGCCACCACTGTCAAGATGTTCATCGATATCTTCATCGGCGTGTGGGCCTTTTTGCTGGCCTACATCTGGGTTGCCAAGATCGACGTCAAGCCGGGACAGAAGGTCGATGCCGCCGAGATCTGGCATCGTTTCCCCAAGTTCGTCATCGGCTACGTGCTCACCTTTGTCATCCTGGTGGTGATGTGCTGGCCTGCGGCCAAGGTCATGGGACCGGCCGAAAAAGAGGCGGCCGAACTGAAGGCGGCGGTGACCTCCATTGAAACCAAGATGAAGGCCACCACCGATGCCACGGCGCTCGCCGCGCTAAAAATCGAACTGGACGGCGTCAAGGCCCAGCAAAAAGCGGTCAACGACACCATGAAGGAGCCCAAGAGCTTCCTGAGCAAGGCCAAATCCGCCAGCAGCCAGGGCGATGTGTTCCGTGGCCTGTTCTTCCTGCTTTGCTTCTTCACCATCGGCCTGGTGTCCAACTTCAAGAAGCTGATGGAAGAGGGACTGGGCAAGCTGGCGGCGGTCTACTGCATCAGCCTGTTCGGTTTCATCATCTGGGTCGGCCTGTTCATCTCATGGCTTTTCTTCCATGGCGTCAAGCCGCCCACCATCTAG